Genomic window (Temnothorax longispinosus isolate EJ_2023e chromosome 3, Tlon_JGU_v1, whole genome shotgun sequence):
tactacaaatttttaatttaatgtaaaagaactttttttgTCTTAAATCTTCGCCGTACCGTGGATAAACTTTTGTTTCAAAGGTACCGACTAGAAAGTCTATCCTCGACGATAAGTTTAAATCATCACGTTCAAGATGCAAAGGTAGCTTGCAATAAGTACGAGTCGACAAATTACGATGGCGAGATCTATCGCGAACTGATTCTTCTCCTACGGAAACATCAGCTGAGCCTTGAGTGAGTTTCGTATTGTACTGCACATACTGTAGGATATGTTTCGTATTCAATGATATTTTGTTCGTATACCTTTCAGATATGTCGATTTGTTGGAGTCCTTGTTTCAACTGTATTCGTTTTCGATGATCTTTCTTCATTTCATCATTACGAGTCTTCTCGGAATGCAAGTGAGCGCGCGCGATGATATTAAGACACGTTGCCGATCGGAAAATCGTCTCATAACTTCCTTCAATCAACCTGGAATTTAACCGTCTTGCAGATAGTTGCCTTAATGGATCGCAAAGGGGAGATGCTCAGATACGTGTCGTTTATAATAGGTTGTTTCGTGCATCTTCTCGTTTTGAATTATCCCGGCCAAGAAATAATGGATCATAGCGCAGATATATTCCATAAAGCGTAAATATGTGCCCAAGTTTTTCGCGCGATGTAACAAAACATGGTAGTAGAAAAAAACCtggattttcttttttcagaaaagggatttaaaatttcttccttTCTGATAATACGATCCTAAAGAGACTAAATTTGTTCTGTTTATTTCTCAATTAACCTTTCGTTTTCTTGACCCTAGGTTACTATAACCATCGGATTTGGAAGCAGAAACTTTTAAAGTTCggctatatgtataaaaattgttctttgTGTGTTTTaaattcctgaaaatttgtttcatatatttatgtttttatataaaacattttttaacgggcctttataattttttttctacttatGGTTCTAAAATAAAGCTTACATTCGTTTAAGCAGGCGTTgacgtttaaaaaaagataaaaaatattatttacctGAGATCTGAACAGATAAAGGTACTCTGGATTTCGCAGACCTATGGTAGTAACTAGTAACGTATAGACgaataattagcaattaaGTATCTtagaaagtattttattttctacaatttttatcatttttgttcttttcaaattttaaatattccaatAGGTATTCGAAAGTAATTGATTGATCGTTTGTAGAGCAAAAGAAGTTATATATTGACATTGAGTTATTATTTGTAGATACAACATACTGTGGTACAGAATGCCGCGAAGAACGACACAGCTATTGAGCATATTACTTCATAGAAGTCTTGTGCCTTGTAAATTAACAGCCGGCAAACTATGCGTGCTGTCGTTTCAGAATTATGCTTCGGTAAGATTGGCTCTTTTCGACAGCACCTACAGTACCTGCGGAAGtatattttgctatttttaattttaaggtGCTGCAGGGAACTCTATCTTATTTCACCGCCCTTTTGTCGATGCGGTAATttgcagttaaaaaaaaaggagaatgaTTACGTTGGTTTGTCGAACGATAAAATTAGCAATTTGAGTGATTTTTCTCTGCTAAACGTCTGAAAGTAATTCTATTACGTAGcagtaacaaataaaattcagtAAAAGTTGACAAGTTGCATATGAAAGCGAAGACGTGTGTTTCAAAACGTGTTGTATCGATTTATCTTTCTGTTTTAATAGCAATTCAAATATATAGTTGATACCGTTATAACATCATAATcgttatcatttttttcacaaaagttCGACCTGTTAAACCGAAACAAAGTTCATCGTTAAAAGATTGTTTGTATGGATGTAATTGTTGTATGAATTAATGTTGCGTGTATCCCCTCACAGTTTTCCCATTCCAACGAGTAGTGAGTATAATgcttatttataatagtatcattattattacattaattacctatttaattatatgtgtgCTATTTCAGCTTCAGCTTGAGACTGCGTTTCAAGTTTCAAGACATTACTCAGCGCGCAGTTTGCTGAGCTGAAAAATCTatacgcaaaaatattattaagcacaaAGATCCAGTTATATAaagcacatttttattttttgtgtttatCACATAGCGGTCAAGttcatttattataagtaaaaatgaaaaaaattgatttttcttcAGCGATGgagttttatatttctttcacaaAAGAGCTTCAAAATTCTTAGGAATTACACTCTCAACAGGAGTAATTAATTTGgcaaaaagttattattttaaattttaaaacatagattataaaatatttattaaatatatgtaaaatttatacgtTGTCGAAAAATTTCGTGATAAGTGCtgcaattaataacaaaatatgttTATCTTGTAAGAAGAGAATCAGGGGGGATTATTAAAGCTGGCCGATGACGTaagaatgtttaataaatgatattcAAAATGCTCGAGTTAATGTTCGATTTGCAAGGTTTAGTTGTAAGCATTCTATGTTGTTATGTTTCCTATATATTAaccacaaaaaatattttgtttcaagAAAGTGCCTAGAAAAACTGGAGAAGCATTCTTGACATAGACTGAAGAaataatgttttctttttaatcaatGCCAAAGCTCTCTCAAGTCGGACTAGGTTTTGATAACGAGTGTGATATTGAATTAATGAAGTaagtttttagataattaatgtTGTCTATTTTATTCCTACtccaattataaaatttatatataatgatgaaataattattcggaATTCATCAATTTGGTTTAACGTCCTAAAATCTATTGCAACTTCTCACGTCACAATAAAGTTTACATCGGAATACAACCATACTAATATCTTTTGAATACCACATTTCTAAAATGAACTTAATATTTGAATCTCGATA
Coding sequences:
- the LOC139809872 gene encoding odorant receptor 4-like isoform X4, which gives rise to MLTVVCYIKLFVLVLKNKNIERLLSLIDYHWRVFTHSLEVQIMHEYAVIARKMTISYAVAVMIYSLMSLYMLIPVTPQLLDLLMPLNQSRPRKYLYDVDFSFDREEYYFSVLLYSYLLTVVDMTVLVVTDTSYLILAHHVCGLFAAIGYRLESLSSTISLNHHVQDAKVACNKYESTNYDGEIYRELILLLRKHQLSLEYVDLLESLFQLYSFSMIFLHFIITSLLGMQIVALMDRKGEMLRYVSFIIGCFVHLLVLNYPGQEIMDHSADIFHKAYNILWYRMPRRTTQLLSILLHRSLVPCKLTAGKLCVLSFQNYASVLQGTLSYFTALLSMR